A single Nitrospira sp. SG-bin1 DNA region contains:
- a CDS encoding glycosyl transferase, translating to MSDFYQNGVVTVLHRLGQSNTEQLEQELERYAKTTPIALVLPSLYAELERPALKRIVGILSDVRYINEIVVSLDQASALEFRLAKQFFSQLPQRVRVIWNDGARIQAILNVLVSHEIDIGHQGKGRGCWTAYGYVLARGQSQVIALHDCDIVSYDRQYLARLCYPVANPNLAYEFCKGYYSRVTDRMHGRVTRLFITPLIRSLQLLVGPHSLLSFLDSFRYPLAGEFAMVRDLAWINRIPGDWGLEVGMLAEVYRNCALRRICQADIADAYEHKHQTLSTHNPDAGLLKMCVDITKSLFRNLASEGLVLSESTLKTLRATYLQAAQEAISRYENDAAINSLRFDRHEERRAVEVFLRGMTLATDSFLEDPLGVPMISNWSRVTHAVPDIFHRLMDAVEQDHAWDPAAETRQPVS from the coding sequence GTGTCGGATTTTTATCAAAATGGGGTCGTGACCGTTCTACACCGTCTCGGCCAATCCAATACCGAGCAGCTCGAGCAGGAACTCGAACGGTACGCGAAGACGACTCCCATCGCACTGGTTCTCCCATCGCTCTATGCGGAACTGGAGCGGCCTGCGCTCAAACGCATCGTCGGAATCTTGAGTGACGTTCGCTACATCAACGAAATCGTCGTCTCACTGGATCAAGCGTCAGCATTGGAATTCAGGTTGGCCAAACAGTTCTTTTCCCAGCTCCCTCAAAGAGTTCGCGTCATCTGGAACGACGGCGCTCGGATCCAAGCCATCTTGAATGTGTTGGTCTCGCATGAAATCGACATCGGACATCAAGGCAAGGGACGTGGATGTTGGACGGCCTATGGCTATGTCTTAGCCCGCGGCCAGAGTCAGGTGATCGCCCTGCACGATTGCGACATTGTGAGTTACGACCGCCAATACCTGGCTCGCCTCTGTTACCCCGTCGCGAATCCGAACCTCGCGTACGAATTCTGTAAAGGATACTACAGCCGCGTGACGGACCGGATGCATGGGCGTGTGACGCGTCTCTTCATTACGCCGCTGATTCGCAGCCTGCAGCTGCTGGTCGGACCGCATTCCCTTCTCTCGTTTCTGGACAGTTTTCGATACCCTCTTGCCGGTGAATTCGCGATGGTGCGGGATCTGGCTTGGATCAACCGCATTCCCGGGGATTGGGGGTTGGAAGTCGGCATGCTGGCCGAGGTGTACCGTAACTGCGCGCTCCGGCGGATCTGTCAAGCGGATATCGCCGATGCCTATGAGCACAAGCATCAAACCTTGTCGACACACAATCCGGATGCAGGATTGTTGAAAATGTGTGTGGACATCACAAAATCGCTGTTCCGCAACCTAGCGAGCGAGGGGCTGGTCCTCTCGGAAAGCACGCTCAAGACGTTGCGGGCCACATACCTGCAGGCCGCCCAAGAAGCCATCAGTCGGTATGAAAATGATGCGGCGATCAACAGTTTGCGCTTCGACCGCCATGAAGAGCGGCGGGCCGTCGAAGTGTTTCTGCGTGGCATGACATTGGCCACCGACAGTTTTCTCGAGGACCCGTTGGGCGTCCCCATGATTTCGAATTGGAGCCGCGTCACCCATGCCGTACCCGACATCTTTCATCGGCTGATGGATGCCGTCGAGCAAGACCATGCTTGGGACCCCGCGGCGGAAACGAGGCAACCTGTCTCATGA
- a CDS encoding preprotein translocase subunit Tim44 has translation MSDNATIGSSVLSRLHRLGVRHIFGIPGDYVLSLYQLIETSPIRHIGTTREDCAGFAADAYARINGIGAVCVTYCVGGLNTVNAIACAYAERSPVVLLTGSPGLSERTRTPYLHHMVRDFGTQREVFERMTVAAVTLDDPLTAEREMDRAFAALLRYRRPIYIEIPRDMVHCPLTGGMRPFCIEDQPSDPAALEEALSEVRIMLASAKRPAMLVGAEVGRFGLQDDLARLVERLNIPIASTLLGKSIIREDHPLYVGVYGGLIGREQVQQFINDSDCLLILGSILSDVEDLDATSPLLSEGRTIHATADRVAIKHHRYESIKFQDFVQGLVRSPLPSFSHSQRALPSRAVTVPSTPDLNAPVTLEGLFRHLDTVLTEKTVVIADVGESLFAAADLHVRHRFEFLSPAYYTSMGFAVPAALGASFADPSLRPIVLVGDGAFQMTGTELASCVRYGQSPIVILLNNRGYSTEREILEGPFNDVHEWQYDKVCDLIGGGRGSRVSTQREFEQNLAIAFADQSQLHLLNVLLSPSDRSPGMVRLARRLGKKLSTDKP, from the coding sequence ATGAGTGACAACGCAACGATCGGGTCATCCGTCTTGAGCCGCCTGCATCGGCTGGGTGTCCGTCATATTTTTGGTATTCCGGGAGACTACGTCCTCTCTCTCTATCAGCTGATCGAAACCTCGCCGATCAGGCATATCGGGACGACCAGGGAAGATTGCGCCGGGTTTGCGGCAGACGCCTATGCGCGTATCAACGGCATCGGAGCCGTATGCGTGACGTATTGTGTCGGCGGGCTCAACACCGTCAATGCCATTGCCTGCGCCTATGCCGAGCGGTCGCCGGTGGTTCTCTTGACTGGCTCGCCAGGTCTCTCGGAACGCACTCGCACGCCCTATTTGCATCACATGGTTCGAGACTTCGGGACGCAACGAGAAGTCTTCGAACGAATGACCGTTGCCGCAGTCACGCTGGATGATCCGTTGACCGCCGAGCGTGAGATGGATCGTGCCTTTGCCGCCCTGCTGCGCTACCGCCGCCCCATCTATATCGAAATCCCCAGAGACATGGTCCACTGTCCGCTGACAGGCGGCATGCGGCCGTTTTGCATCGAAGACCAGCCGAGTGACCCGGCCGCGTTGGAAGAGGCACTCAGTGAAGTGCGGATCATGCTCGCGTCGGCCAAACGACCGGCCATGCTGGTTGGAGCGGAAGTCGGGCGGTTCGGGCTGCAAGACGATCTGGCTCGCTTGGTCGAGCGGCTCAACATTCCTATCGCATCGACATTGCTCGGGAAATCGATCATTCGAGAGGACCATCCGCTCTATGTCGGCGTCTATGGGGGGCTGATCGGACGCGAGCAAGTACAGCAGTTCATCAACGATTCCGACTGCCTGTTGATCCTGGGGTCCATTCTGTCGGACGTGGAAGATCTGGATGCCACATCACCGTTACTGTCCGAAGGTCGCACCATCCATGCCACAGCCGACCGGGTTGCCATCAAACACCATCGGTATGAGTCGATCAAGTTCCAGGATTTCGTCCAAGGCCTGGTGCGGTCCCCGCTCCCCTCCTTTTCGCATTCCCAGCGCGCACTCCCAAGCCGAGCAGTGACGGTGCCATCGACGCCGGACTTGAATGCACCGGTGACCCTCGAAGGGCTGTTCCGCCATCTCGATACGGTGCTGACCGAGAAGACAGTCGTGATTGCGGACGTGGGTGAATCCCTCTTCGCCGCAGCGGACCTGCATGTGCGTCATCGATTCGAGTTCCTCTCGCCCGCCTATTACACATCCATGGGATTCGCCGTCCCAGCGGCGTTAGGCGCCTCATTCGCCGATCCCAGCCTGCGGCCGATCGTCCTGGTGGGAGACGGCGCCTTCCAAATGACGGGAACCGAATTGGCGAGCTGCGTCCGTTACGGTCAGTCCCCGATTGTGATTCTTCTCAATAACCGAGGCTATTCGACGGAACGAGAAATCTTGGAGGGCCCCTTCAACGATGTCCATGAATGGCAATATGACAAAGTGTGCGATCTGATAGGAGGGGGACGGGGTTCGCGGGTCAGCACACAACGGGAGTTCGAACAGAACCTGGCCATCGCCTTCGCCGATCAAAGCCAGCTTCACCTCCTCAATGTCCTGTTGAGCCCAAGCGATCGATCTCCGGGAATGGTCCGATTGGCAAGGCGCTTGGGCAAGAAGCTTTCCACGGACAAACCATAG
- a CDS encoding urea carboxylase-associated protein, protein MTKHEQLHLTRIPPQSGRSFKIKRGQVLRVIDPLGEQVSDLFAFGEHDHDCRLSSGRSLDYASRIYLTTGDILYANNSKPMFTIIEDTVGLHDFLLTPCSQEMFEILYQHKGHHPSCFENLLHSLQGHGIPGADISTTFNIFMNVKIDSQGRLTVGVPLSQAGAHIDLRAEMDMVCALTACSAEGSNNGHFKPIDFSIIG, encoded by the coding sequence ATGACAAAGCATGAGCAGCTCCACTTAACCCGCATTCCTCCACAGAGCGGCCGTTCATTTAAAATCAAGCGGGGGCAGGTCTTACGAGTGATCGACCCATTGGGAGAACAGGTATCTGACCTGTTTGCATTCGGCGAGCACGATCATGATTGCCGCCTATCCTCAGGTCGTTCGTTGGATTACGCGAGCCGGATTTATCTCACGACGGGTGACATTCTCTACGCAAACAACAGCAAGCCGATGTTCACGATTATAGAAGATACGGTTGGCCTTCATGATTTCCTACTGACTCCCTGTAGCCAAGAGATGTTTGAGATCCTGTACCAGCACAAGGGACACCATCCAAGCTGCTTCGAGAATCTTCTGCACTCTTTGCAGGGGCATGGCATTCCAGGAGCCGACATTTCCACTACGTTCAATATATTCATGAACGTGAAGATCGATTCACAGGGAAGATTGACCGTTGGTGTACCCCTGTCTCAGGCTGGTGCCCACATCGACCTACGAGCCGAGATGGACATGGTATGTGCCCTCACAGCCTGCTCCGCCGAAGGGTCAAACAACGGACATTTCAAACCGATTGACTTTTCGATCATTGGCTGA
- a CDS encoding NAD(P)(+) transhydrogenase produces MRSYDLVVVGSGPAGQKAAVQAAKLSKRVALVEKAPQLGGTSLNTGTLPSKTLKDTIEYIHGLGRRGLRQLGAELTKQLTLPDLMARKDQVIETEVAVITNQLQRNHIEILHGTAGFIDPHTLRVARADGQIDHVRASTIILATGSRPRRPAEIPFDDLIICDSDSFLRTTKNPASIIVIGGGVIGTEYASMLAAFGIRVILIDRRTQMLRFLDQEIAQALDAQMQHNGVTMRLGQEHLSITVNDAGRPAVQLQDGKSVTADMILYTMGRIGNTEALNLAAIGLAADQQGQLTVNAHHQTTIPHIYATGDVIGFPALAATAMEQGRLAACHAFHVSDAHDIKVIPYGIYSIPEVSMVGKTEEELVAAGIPHATGRAFFREMARGHISGDLHGLLKVIFHRETHALLGVHIIGPGATELIHIGQSVLTYGGTVEYFVHNVFNYPTMAECYRTAALDGLNRLPLHPPR; encoded by the coding sequence ATGCGATCCTATGACCTAGTAGTGGTCGGCAGCGGACCAGCCGGCCAGAAAGCGGCAGTCCAAGCGGCAAAGCTGTCCAAGCGGGTGGCCCTCGTCGAGAAAGCCCCTCAACTTGGAGGAACCTCCCTTAATACCGGAACCCTCCCCAGCAAAACACTCAAGGACACGATCGAGTACATTCATGGATTGGGACGGCGAGGATTGCGCCAGTTGGGCGCCGAACTCACCAAGCAACTGACGCTTCCCGACCTGATGGCACGCAAGGATCAGGTCATCGAGACCGAAGTCGCTGTAATCACCAATCAGTTGCAACGTAACCACATCGAAATTCTTCACGGCACAGCCGGCTTCATCGATCCGCATACCTTGCGTGTGGCGCGGGCGGATGGGCAGATCGATCATGTCCGGGCCTCGACCATCATCTTGGCCACCGGATCACGGCCACGACGTCCCGCGGAGATTCCCTTCGACGACCTGATCATTTGTGATTCCGACTCGTTCCTCCGCACCACCAAGAATCCGGCCAGCATCATCGTCATCGGCGGGGGCGTTATCGGCACCGAGTATGCCTCGATGTTGGCCGCCTTCGGGATCCGAGTAATCCTCATCGATCGGCGGACGCAGATGTTGCGGTTCTTGGACCAGGAAATCGCACAAGCCCTTGACGCTCAGATGCAGCACAACGGTGTCACGATGCGGCTCGGACAGGAACATCTGAGCATCACCGTGAACGACGCAGGGCGGCCGGCGGTCCAACTCCAAGACGGGAAATCGGTGACAGCCGACATGATCCTCTACACTATGGGACGGATCGGCAATACGGAGGCATTGAATCTCGCTGCAATTGGTCTGGCCGCCGATCAACAGGGGCAGCTCACGGTCAACGCACACCACCAAACCACCATTCCACACATCTATGCGACGGGCGATGTCATCGGCTTTCCCGCGCTCGCCGCGACGGCGATGGAGCAAGGCCGCCTGGCCGCCTGCCATGCCTTTCACGTCTCCGATGCGCACGACATCAAGGTGATCCCCTACGGCATCTACAGCATTCCCGAAGTCTCGATGGTGGGCAAGACCGAAGAGGAACTCGTTGCCGCCGGCATTCCACACGCCACGGGGAGGGCCTTTTTCCGGGAAATGGCGCGTGGCCACATCAGCGGCGACCTTCACGGTCTCTTAAAGGTGATCTTTCACCGCGAGACGCACGCGCTGCTGGGTGTCCATATCATCGGACCGGGCGCCACCGAGTTGATTCACATCGGCCAATCCGTTCTGACCTATGGCGGAACGGTGGAGTATTTCGTCCACAATGTCTTCAACTACCCCACCATGGCCGAGTGCTATCGTACCGCCGCCCTCGACGGACTGAATCGACTGCCCCTCCATCCACCGCGTTGA